In the Thermomicrobiales bacterium genome, GTTGAAGCTCACCATGTTCGTCGACGGCGTGGGGGTTGATTGGGTGAGCTCGCCGGGGGCGCTGACGGGGAGCCGGTGGACGCCGGCCTTGGCTCTGTACGCCGGCGCCCGCATCGACGAGCTCGCGTTCTACACCAAGGCGCTCTCGGAAGAGCGCGTGGTCGCCCATTGCAAGGCCGCTGGAAAGTGCCAATGAGCGCCGCCACGCTGTCCCCTGACGTCCCCTGACAGTCAGGGATCGTGACTAGCTAACTCCTCGATTTCGCACGGCGAGTTCCGGGCATGACGCGTGCTCGAGGGTGCCGTCATGCACGTGCCTCTTCGCTCCTCGCTCGCCCTCGCGTCTCTCGTGGGAACCGTGGCCCTCGCGGCCGCTTGCGCCGAGGACGAGCTCCTCGCGGGTCGCGCCTTCGGCGGGGCGCCGGGCGCCGGCGTCAAGTGGACCGGTGGCCCTGGCGAGCCGGGTGCGCCGACGACGGCGGCCGTTGGCGCCCGTCGCCTGACGAAGGCCGAATACGCGGCGACCCTTCGGACGCTCGATCGCGCCCGAGGTGCCCGTGGCCCTCGAGCAACTCGCCGTGGACGAGGGCGTGCCCTTCGACAACGACATCGCGTTGCAGCACGCGAGCGGCGTGCTCGTCGAGGGCGCTGACGCCATCGCCGAAGCCGTGGCGGCGTGGGTCATGACCCAGCCGGCGGTCAAGGCGCGCCTCTACGGGTGTCAGCCGACGGGCGCCAAAGACGCCGCCTGCTTCCGCACCTTCGTCGAGCGCTTCGGTCGGCGCGCCTTTCGCCGGCCGCTCACGGAAGCCGGAGATCGTCTCGCTCCTTCCGCTCCACGCGGGCGAGCGTGGAAGACAACGCCTTCGACAGCGGCGCGGCCCTCGCGCTGCGCGCCATGCTCTCCCCATCCGTCGCTGCTCTATCGCTTCGAAGCCGGCGCGAGCGTGGACGCCGCCGGTGAGGTCACGCTCACGGCCTTCGAGATCGCCGCGCGCCTCTCGTTTCTCTTGCAGGGCACGACGCCCGACGACGCGCTCCTCGACGCCGCCGCGAAGGGCGAGTTGGAAGAGCTCGCGCCGCGCACGGCGGCCGCCGAGCGACTCCTCGGGACGCCGGAGGCGAAGGCGCGCCTCCAGCGGTTCCACGCCATGTGGCTCGGCTACAGCCGGCTCACGGAGACCGAAGCCCTCGCGCGTTCGATGCGCGCCGAGTCCGACGCGCTCGTCGGCGCCACGCTCTTCGAGGGCAGCCGCGACTACGCGCGGAGCCGTTTCTGAAGCCCCAAGACCTGGCTCGACGGCGCCCTCGCCACCCACTACGGCCTCTCCGCACCGTCGGCTGCAGGGGGAGCGTGGGTCGAAACGAAGGCACCCGAGCGACGCGGGATCCTCTCGCACGGGGCTGTGCTCTCCTACGGCAGCAAGAACGGCGACACGAGCCCGACGCGCCGCGGAATCTTCATTCGCACGCGCCTCATGTGCCAGGCGATTCCGCCGCCGCCGCCGACGGTGAACGCGGATCAAGGGCCGAAGGGAACGACGCCCAACGCGTGCAAGACCGACCGCTACAAGGAGCACGCGTCGGGGAGCTGCGCCGGGTGTCACCAATCCATCGACCCCGTCGGCTTCGGTCTCGAGCGCTACGACGCTCTCGGGCGTTACCGGACCCACGATGACGGCCGCCCCGAATGCGCCGTGTCTGGGCAGGGCGAGCTGTCGGGCGCGAGCGGAGGCGGAGCGTTTCAGGGGCCCGCGGCGCTCGGCGAGTTGGTCCTCAACTCGGGCAAGTTCGAGGAGTGCGTCGCCGAGAAGCTCTACACGTTCGCGCTCGGTCGTGAGCTTAGGCCGGAGGACTTCGCCATGATCAAGAAGATTGGCCCGGCCTTCGCCGGCGATGGCCGGCACTTCGTCACGCTCGTTCGCGAACTCGTCAGCGACTACACGTTCACGCACCGTCGGGAGGAGAAGTGATGAAGAAGCTTGAGCTCAGTCGCAGGGCCGTCCTCCGCGGAGTCGGTGGCTTCGCCTTGGCGCTTCCCGCGCTCGACGTCATGCTCGACGCGAAGCCCGCCTACGCCCAAGGCGCACCGGTGAAGCGTTACGTCGTGATGACCTCGGGCCAGTCGACGGGGCAGGACTCGGGGCAGAACGCGGCGCCTAGCCTCTACGTGCCGGCGACCGTCGGCGCCCTCAAGGCCGCCGAGCTTCGGCCCGCCGTCGCCGGCCTCGCGGACATCGTCGATCAGTTCAGCATCGTGTCGGGCCTCCAGATTCCGTCGGTCGGGCTCGACGGCTACGGCTCGGTACCCGTCGCGGGGAAGGTGCAGGCTACGCACGACAGCACGCTCAGCCCGCTCCTGGCGGGCAAGGCCCACTCCAATGGCTCCTACGGCGCGAACGGCGCGACGTCCGACTATCTCGTGGCGCAGCAGCTCGGCGCGTCGAGCGTCTACAAGCAGCTCGTCTACCGCGTGCAGCTCGACGAGTTCAACGGTCACTACGCGGAGATCTCCTACGCCGCCGCGAACAAGCCCGTAAACAACTCGGTCGCCGATCCGGCGCTCGCGTGGCAGTCGCTCTTCGGCTCCTTCGTGCCGCCGGCGCCGCCCGCCGGAGGCGGCGGTGGTGGAGGTGGCGGCGGAGGGACGCCGGTAGGCGGTGGCGGCCCTTCCGCCGCCGACCTCGCGCTGCAGCAAAAGAACCTCCGCTCGACGTAGCGTCCTCGACGCCGTCATGAACAGCGCCAAGGAGCTCTCGGGGCGCCTCGGCGCCGCGGACCGGCGTCGGTTGAGCGATCACCTCGATCAGGTGCGCGCCCTCGAACAGCGCGTGGCGCTCCTCTCGGGAGCCGCGTTGCCCACGATGCCGTCTTCGCCCTCGTCTCCGTCGGCGCCGCCTCCCATGACCTCCACGCTCTTCGTGCTCGAAGCCGACGCAACCTGGCGCATTCACCAGGGGGGCCAACTACAACGACGAGATCAAGCGCGGCGAGCTGCTCGTCGACCTGATCACGATGGCCTTCGCGTGCGATCTCACCCGCGTCGCTTCGCTGCTCATCTCTTTCAGCATGCCCATGTTCCGTCTCCCGGCGCATGCCATCGATGTCCACGAGGAGGGCCACAGCGGCTCGGCGGCCGACTTCCTCTTGTCGCACAAGTGGCACGTGGGTCTGTTCGGACGGTTGGTCCGAAACCTGAAGGCGCTCCCGGAAGGCAACGGCACCGTGCTCGACAACACGGCGGTGGCGTTCGCCCTTCTCGAAGCTGGGGCCACGGCCGTGACGGGCAACAAGGCGAAGGCAACTACTTCGCGGCTCACTCGACCGACAACATGATCATGCTCATCGGAGGCGGCGGTGGCGGCAAGCTGCGCAAGGGGCAACACATCCGGCCCGCCGCGAGCGGGACGCACCCTGAACGGCAGCGCCAAGCCCCGCCATCCTGCGAGCGTGCTCATCTCGTGCATGAACGCCGTGGGCGTGCCGGCGACGACGCTCGGCGACGTGAGCGGCAACGTGCCGGAGATCCTCGTCTGAGTCGCTTGAGAGCTACGGGAAGATTGAGCGTCGTTCGCACGGTCATCGAACGACCCGGCGGCGTGACCGCCACGGGCGCGACGATCATGCGCAAGCAATCGGCCACCTCGCCTCGGGCGCCCGCGCGCGGGCTGACGCCGCGACCGATCTCTCGACCGTCCGCTGCGATCCCGACGTCGAAGCCGTAGGTCGCGGCGCCGGCGTCGGCGGCAGCCAACTGCGCCGCGCATCGCTGCCGAAAGAGCGGGCGCTGCGCCTGCAGGGCCAGCGTGACCTCGCCATCGATGGCGGCACGATTGACGGGGACGGCCTGGCGATCGGCGAAGCCTGCCGGCGTCTGATGCTTGGGACGTCGAGGGAGCCAGCGGCGCCGGAGGGCTAGCCGCGGGCCGCGCGCGCAGTCCGAAATAGATGGATAGTGCAATGATGGAGGCGCCGCCGACGATGGCCAGCGGCGTCGTGCGTGAGGTCCCGCTCATTGGCTCACGACGGACTCAGGAGGTTACTCGACGATCATCGTGACGGTCTTCGCCGAGCCGCCGCTGATCGCAGGCGTGCCCTTCGAGCCGTTTGGTGCGGTGCCGCACATGGCGACCCACACCGTCGCGGCGCTCTTGAACGTCTGGAGTCCGACGCGCGTCACGCCGATGGCCACGTTGGCCAGGAGCGGCTTGATGGCCATCGTCTGCGCCACGGCGGGCGGCGCTTCGTCGTCGAAGGGCGACCAATTCTTGCCGTCGTAGTAGCAGGCGTAGGCAAGGGCGCTCTGGGCATCGACTTGCGAGACCATTAGTGCGGCGGTGCTCGTCATGAAGACGGTCTGCCCCGCCTTCACGTTGATCTGCACGAGCGGCGAGAACTCCGCGGTGGTCGCACCGGGGATTCTGGCGTCGCCGCCCGACGAGACGGGGCTCGTCGTGCCCGGCACGCCCTGGATTCCTTGGATGCCTTGAATCCCCTGGATGCCTTGTCCGCCCGGTGCACCGGTGGCTCCCGTTGCGCCTGCCGCTCCGGGAGCGCCCGTCGCGCCAGTGGCGCCCGCTGCTCCGGGCAGCGCCAGTGGCTCCCGTCGCGCCCGCGGCGCCTGGTGCTCCTGTTGCTCCCGTGGCGCCAGCCGCGCCCGGTGCTCCGGTAGCGCCCGCGGCGCCCGGTGCTCCCGTCGCGCCCGCTGCACCTGGTGCGCCGGTAGCGCCCGCAGCGCCTGGCGCACCGGTCGCGCCCGCGGAGCCTGTTGCTCCCGTGGCGCCCTGCGCGCCGGTTGCACCGGCAGGGCCGGTCGGGCCGATCGGGCCGATCGCGCCCGTCGCGCCGGTTGGGCCCGTGGCGCCTGTTGCGCCGGCGCCCGTGGCGCCTTGCGCGCCCGTCGCTCCAGCCGGGCCTGTCGGACCGGGCGTGCCCGCGAGTCCCGTCAGCGGACCGACCCAGTGGCCGGTGCTGTCGATCACTTGGGTGCCGTTGACTGTCACCGTGTTGGGATGGATGTTGCCGACGGCGTTCTCGGCGACGAGCGCGTAAGGAACGCTCGACATCGCTTCGCGCGGAGCCATCTCCACGTCGCCTTCGATGCGGATGCCGAGGTAACGCGTCCCTCCGTCGGCGAAGAGCGCAGCGCCGATGGGCGTCAGCTTGCCGAGCTGCGTCGTGAAGTAGCCGTTGTCGAGCGTCAGCGCCTGGCTCTCGGTCCAGATGGGCGTGCCGCCGGCGGCGCTGTCGTACATTCAAAGTGAAACGTCACTGGGCCCGACACGGGCTGACCTGCGGCGTCGAGCAAGAGCCCCTGCTGCGTGATGGGCCGCCGGGACCGCGGCTGCCGCGTGGCTCGCGATGGCGAGGCTCGCCACCATGCCGAGCACGTAGAGGCCCCGCGTTCGCTTCGGCCGGCTCGAGCGCTTGCTGTCCTGCCGCTGGTCTGCGCTTCGTGTCACAACGAACCTCCGTCGATTCATTTCTCGCGCCAGCGGCGGCGCCGCTGACGACCGTGTGCGCCGGTGATGCGGTGATGCCGTGCCCGCCGGGCTACCGCCGGTCTTGGTGATGAGCGTGAACTTCGAACTCTTCGTGACGACCGCGCCGGCGCCCAAGCCTGACGCGAAGGCCGCGCCATCGAAGCCCGCGTCGAGCGTCGGCGTGGGCGCCGCGTCAACGACGGGCGGTGGCAAGTTCGTCGTGCTCGCGCTGGGGAGCGGCGGGATTGACGCGTCCGCGCCTTCCGGCGGAATGATCGGCGGATCGTTCTTCACGCAGCCGCGCCCTGGCGGCGCCGGCCGCTGCCGCGAGGAGCAACGTGGCGAGCACCGGCGCGAGCCGCCCGCCGCGAGGCCACGAAGACGAGGGAGGGGCCGAGGGGCGGAAGAAAGTCACGACCCCAGCATATAGCCGAGCTGTCGCGCCGCGCCACCCGCGCCGCGCGATGCCATCGGTCCGCGTCGAGGCCCACTCGGGCCCTCGGGCCCGACGACTGAAAACGGCTTCAGAACAGTGAATTGAGGAGGTCTGGGTTGGCCTTCAGCGTTTGGCGACCACGTCGTCGCGCCGCGCCGATTCTCCTTCCCCCAGCGAAGGGACGTCGCGCGATTGCCTAACTTTCGGTGGGCGCAGTTCGAGGGACGCGGTGCGGCCGCGCTACTTCGCGGGCAGCGGCGTAGCCCGGCGGCGGCCACTCAGCGGTGTCCAGTCGATCTGTGTTCCAGCGTGCCTCGCCGAGCAGGCGGTCTTCGACGAGTTGCCCGCCGTTGAAGATCGACGGGCTCCAACCCGCGAAGGCCCGATCCCAACGCACGCTCCAGAGGATCGACGAACTCCAAGCGAAGGCCCTCCCCCGACGACTACGTTGAGAGAAGCGATTGCCGCTTCCTATTTGCACCTACCGCGGGTGCGGTCTTCCATCTTGCAGTTGCCCGACTGGCACTCAGAACCCTTGGAGCACATTCGGCCGCGCTCCAGGCCCTTGGGCTTCGAGCCGCCGGACGTTGGCGACGAACTCGCGTCGCTCGAGCTGCTCGATGACGAACTGGTTCGGGGGGGTGGCCATTCGGCAGACGCCCCCTTCCAAGCACACGTCGAACTTGCCGGGGCACTTTCGCTTCGCGCTGCAAGTCCGACACACGCCGCCGCTGCACAGGCCCGAGCCGCACTCCCAGGGTTCTTTGCACGATGCACCCGCGGCGAGCGAGTGGTAGGTCGCCGTTCCCCGCAGCACCCCTTCGTAGCAGCCGGGCACGGAGTAGACCATCTGCGGCGAGATGTGGAGCGTGAGCTCGCCGGCTTCGAACTTCGCGTTCCGCCGCATGTGAGTCCTCGTGCTCCTCGCCGGGCCTCTTCGCGTCGGCGCCGGTGAACAGGCACGTGAGGCGTTTGACCGATACGGCGGCCGGCTGCGGGGCGTTCGTCCTCGAGGCCGGCTTGGTCGGCGCGCTGCCCTTCTCGGTGCGGACCTCGGGGCCAGCGCACGCGGTCGCCGCGGCCGCGAGGGCCTCGCCGCACGCCGTCGTAGTGAAGTTCCACCGCCCGTTCGCGGCCTTCCACGCGGCATCATCGTAGTGTTCAAAGTCGGTGACGAGCTTGAAATCGTCGCCGCACTTTTCCTTGGTTCTCGCCAAGCTCGCACGCAGCGTCTTGTCGAACTCATCCCGCGCAGCCGATTGCTCAGCGGTGAGCGACGCCTGACTGTGCGAGGGCGTCGCGCAAAGCACGAGTCCTCCGAGGCACGCAGCTGCGAGCACCGTCCGACGCACCACCGAACCCCTGCGATCTGCCATGGTCACTTGCCCTCCGGGACCCCGCTCGACTCGACTGACTTTGGACGGGCCGCCATCCGCGCGATTCAAGCCGGTGAATTCCGAGACCCGCACCCGTTTGCGCAAGCGAGGCGGCCCCCCCTCGAACGAACGAGCAGGAGACGAGACTATCGTCGAGTGAGAGCGGGCGCGCGCCCAATGACCTGGCGGAGCGAGCACGGGCCCGTTTCGACCCGAGGCGATTACAGGACCACTTTGCGCACCTCGTCCGTGACTGGTCACAGGCCAGGGCGCGAAGCGTCACGGTCACCCGTCCGGTCCCCGCCGAAGAGCGTTCGCTCGTAGACGCCATTGGGACCGATGACCCCCAGCGCGAGAGCTCCGACGACGCCGTCGCGCTCCACGGTGTCCTGGGGGAGCGTCAACGTCTCGGGGCCACGAAGGCCTTCCCAGATGGCGAGCGTGACGTGCGGCATGAAGCGCTCGCCGTTGCCTGTCGTCACCGTCACACCGCGCACAAAGGGGAGCGACAGGGCTCGCTCTTCCGCCTCGCGAAGGGCCTTGGTGCACGGCACGATGAGATACGCCATCGTGGCGGGCGGTGCGCCGTCGGGCGCGTTGTCAGGGGCGTTGTAGGGTCGGTCGTAGCGAAGAAACGCCAGCGCGCGGAACGACATGAGCATCGCCTTCGGGAGCGACGCAACGGCTTCGCGCCAGAGTGCTTCTGCCGCGCCGGCGCCGTTCGTCTCGACATGCAGCAACGTCACGTGCGGGACGCGGCCGTCGCCGAGCACGACGCGCGCCTTTTGGCCGCGCGCGAGCGACTCGGAGAGCGCGACGCAGCGCGCCATCGACTCAGGGTCGGGCAAGTAAACGAGGCCGAGTCGCATTGTGGCTCAGTCTAGCCGCGAGCGCGGCGCAGTCTCCGCCCTACGGACACACCGCCGGCTCCGGCGCCGCCACGAGCGAGTCCAAGTCGGCCGCCGTGGTGGCCGCGTCGAAGCCAAACGACCCAATGAGGCTCGTGCCGGCGTCGAACTCGAGC is a window encoding:
- a CDS encoding DUF1588 domain-containing protein, which gives rise to MLSHGAVLSYGSKNGDTSPTRRGIFIRTRLMCQAIPPPPPTVNADQGPKGTTPNACKTDRYKEHASGSCAGCHQSIDPVGFGLERYDALGRYRTHDDGRPECAVSGQGELSGASGGGAFQGPAALGELVLNSGKFEECVAEKLYTFALGRELRPEDFAMIKKIGPAFAGDGRHFVTLVRELVSDYTFTHRREEK
- a CDS encoding DUF1592 domain-containing protein; the encoded protein is MALEQLAVDEGVPFDNDIALQHASGVLVEGADAIAEAVAAWVMTQPAVKARLYGCQPTGAKDAACFRTFVERFGRRAFRRPLTEAGDRLAPSAPRGRAWKTTPSTAARPSRCAPCSPHPSLLYRFEAGASVDAAGEVTLTAFEIAARLSFLLQGTTPDDALLDAAAKGELEELAPRTAAAERLLGTPEAKARLQRFHAMWLGYSRLTETEALARSMRAESDALVGATLFEGSRDYARSRF
- a CDS encoding DUF1552 domain-containing protein, giving the protein MKKLELSRRAVLRGVGGFALALPALDVMLDAKPAYAQGAPVKRYVVMTSGQSTGQDSGQNAAPSLYVPATVGALKAAELRPAVAGLADIVDQFSIVSGLQIPSVGLDGYGSVPVAGKVQATHDSTLSPLLAGKAHSNGSYGANGATSDYLVAQQLGASSVYKQLVYRVQLDEFNGHYAEISYAAANKPVNNSVADPALAWQSLFGSFVPPAPPAGGGGGGGGGGGTPVGGGGPSAADLALQQKNLRST